The following are encoded together in the Humulus lupulus chromosome 5, drHumLupu1.1, whole genome shotgun sequence genome:
- the LOC133777831 gene encoding uncharacterized protein LOC133777831 codes for MAVPGGRKGGHRSDRAKESSSKFDQSLTSDPLVSTSAPLTSHPRNLEPATATGGLISNSVNSKHGWNPKWVSRNRRYRGVKPRFVENSEVGSSHHEISSLDSEMGSFSIDERVDPGQVEKVEKEESEGGVSSSGSKNEAEVESSKEESRDVMDIFEELRLSCEEPELSEEQLRSNCQSQDDEILVLQSIYGENVFIFDNVRGLKSFQVHVHIEVPNGITVSTKLNSSVDLKTSGKNVDEFLYTFKVQYLPPIVLTCLLPKSYPSHLPPYFTMSVQWLDSIKIANLCSKLDSIWNEQPGQEVLYQWVEWLSYSSLSYIGFDTEIMLGPYGIKHTKDRRVVSRSVSPDIDVPFIRSYNDQRLHENFQQNIHDCCICFSEYAGTKFIKLPCHHFFCLKCMKTYSDIHISEGTVSKLQCPDAKCGCMVPPNLLKRLLSDEEYERWESLTLQKTLESMSDIANCPRCETLCIEDEEQHAQCSKCFFSFCTLCRERRHVGAECMTPELKLRILQERQNSSQLREEQKHREREMINELLSIKEILRDAKQCPSCKMAISRTEGCNKMVCDNCGQYFCYRCNKAIDGYDHFRDATCDLFPQEMIQNWEERINPRQVVAQMQVQLYVGGHGQFCPNCRQFNIKVGNNNHLFCWACQAKYCYLCKKIVRRGSQHYGPKGCKQHTTNM; via the exons ATGGCCGTGCCAGGAGGAAGAAAGGGTGGTCATCGTTCTGACAGAGCGAAGGAATCATCATCGAAATTTGATCAAAGTCTCACGTCTGATCCATTGGTTTCAACTTCAGCTCCCTTGACTTCTCACCCAAGGAATCTCGAACCTGCCACCGCAACCGGCGGACTGATCTCCAATTCGGTAAACTCAAAACACGGTTGGAATCCCAAGTGGGTTTCGAGGAATCGGCGTTATCGTGGAGTCAAACCCCGATTCGTAGAGAACTCTGAGGTTGGTTCTTCGCATCATGAGATTAGCTCTTTGGATAGTGAAATGGGTTCGTTTAGTATCGATGAAAGAGTTGATCCTGGGCAGGTTGAGAAAGTGGAAAAAGAGGAGAGCGAAGGAGGTGTGAGTAGTTCAGGGTCGAAGAATGAGGCGGAGGTTGAGTCAAGTAAAGAAGAGTCGAGGGATGTTATGGATATATTTGAAGAGTTAAGGTTGAGTTGTGAAGAGCCGGAGTTGTCAGAAGAGCAGCTGAGGAGTAATTGCCAATCCCAGGATGATGAG ATACTTGTCCTGCAGTCCATTTATGGGGAAAATGTTTTCATTTTTGACAATGTGAGAGGCCTTAAATCTTTTCAG GTTCATGTACACATTGAAGTGCCAAATGGAATCACTGTTTCTACAAAGCTAAATTCTTCTGTTGATCTGAAGACCTCCGGCAAAAATGTAGATGAGTTCTTATACACATTCAAAGTTCAATATCTTCCACCAATTGTGTTGACATGTCTATTACCTAAATCATACCCAAGCCACCTACCTCCTTATTTTACAATGTCTGTTCAGTGGTTAGATTCTATAAAGATTGCCAATCTTTGCTCTAAGCTTGATTCCATATGGAATGAACAACCTGGACAGGAGGTATTATACCAATGGGTGGAATGGTTAAGCTATTCTTCTCTTTCTTATATTGGGTTTGACACAGAGATTATGCTTGGTCCTTATGGCATAAAACACACTAAAGATAGGCGTGTAGTTTCACGGAGTGTTTCACCTGATATAGATGTTCCTTTTATTAGAAGTTACAATGACCAGAGACTCCACGAGAACTTCCAGCAGAACATTCATGACTGTTGCATTTGTTTTAGTGAATATGCGG gCACTAAGTTCATCAAGCTGCCATGCCACCATTTCTTTTGCTTGAAATGCATGAAGACTTATTCTGATATACACATCAGTGAGGGTACTGTGAGCAAGCTACAATGCCCTGATGCAAAGTGTGGGTGTATGGTCCCACCTAATTTGTTAAAACGATTGCTCAGTGATGAAGAGTATGAACGCTGGGAGTCTCTGACGTTACAGAAAACATTGGAGTCTATGTCTGATATTGCCAATTGCCCACGTTGTGAAACACTATGCATAGAGGATGAAGAACAACATGCTCAATGCTCAAAGTGTTTTTTCAGTTTCTGCACCCTTTGCAGGGAACGTCGCCATGTAGGTGCTGAATGTATGACCCCAGAATTGAAGCTTCGAATCCTgcag GAGCGTCAGAATTCATCTCAATTAAGGGAAGAGCAAAAGCATAGAGAACGCGAAATGATTAATGAGCTTCTTAGCATCAAGGAAATACTTCGTGATGCCAAGCAATGCCCCAGTTGCAAGATGGCAATCTCCCGAACTGAAGGTTGCAACAAGATGGTGTGTGACAACTGTGGGCAGTACTTCTGCTATCGGTGTAACAAGGCAATTGATGGTTACGATCATTTCAG ggATGCAACATGTGACTTGTTCCCTCAAGAAATGATTCAGAACTGGGAGGAGCGCATAAATCCACGGCAGGTTGTGGCCCAGATGCAAGTTCAACTCTATGTTGGTGGTCATGGTCAATTTTGCCCTAATTGTCGCCAATTTAATATTAAG